The following coding sequences lie in one Nonomuraea muscovyensis genomic window:
- a CDS encoding methylated-DNA--[protein]-cysteine S-methyltransferase: protein MIDAQVLPTPIGPLSILLRDGVLVAGGFTAEPKEMYARLSPELQAEGLTIVDDLGPAAQAVHDYLRGDLDALDEIPVDQPGSATRKRLHKALREVRPGTTVSYAQLAERAGLPRTAARVAGSACAQNLIAPFVPCHRVLPSTGGYGGYYYGVPVKEWLLAHESGRLALS from the coding sequence ATGATCGACGCACAGGTCCTGCCGACCCCGATCGGCCCGCTCTCCATCCTCCTTCGCGACGGCGTGCTCGTCGCCGGCGGTTTCACCGCCGAGCCGAAGGAGATGTACGCCCGGCTGTCCCCGGAGCTGCAGGCCGAGGGGCTGACCATCGTGGACGACCTCGGCCCCGCCGCGCAGGCCGTCCACGACTACCTGCGCGGCGACCTCGACGCCCTGGACGAGATCCCCGTCGACCAGCCGGGCAGCGCCACCCGCAAGCGCCTCCACAAGGCCCTGCGCGAGGTGCGACCCGGCACGACGGTGTCGTACGCGCAACTGGCCGAGCGCGCCGGACTCCCCCGGACGGCCGCCCGGGTGGCCGGCTCCGCCTGCGCCCAGAACCTGATCGCCCCCTTCGTCCCCTGCCACCGCGTCCTGCCCAGCACGGGTGGCTACGGCGGCTACTACTACGGCGTCCCGGTCAAGGAGTGGCTGCTGGCCCACGAGTCGGGCCGCCTCGCCCTGAGCTGA
- a CDS encoding TadE/TadG family type IV pilus assembly protein, with amino-acid sequence MKVLEAVGRQGERGSMSVFTVLFSVVVFLLAGLLVDGGAAINARLRAADIAEQAARAGADQIDVDHLRATGQTRLLDEGQVCGRADEVMAAQGGDGVSAGSCAVEQGGTTVTVTVNVTWKAFFLGALGFQGADMRGEATAGPEAR; translated from the coding sequence GTGAAGGTCCTGGAGGCCGTGGGACGGCAAGGGGAACGCGGCTCCATGTCGGTGTTCACCGTGCTGTTCTCCGTGGTGGTCTTCCTGCTGGCAGGGCTGCTGGTGGACGGCGGCGCGGCGATCAACGCGCGGTTGCGGGCCGCCGACATCGCCGAGCAGGCCGCGCGGGCGGGTGCCGACCAGATCGACGTCGACCACCTGCGCGCCACCGGCCAGACGAGGCTGCTGGACGAAGGACAGGTGTGCGGCCGGGCCGACGAGGTGATGGCTGCCCAGGGCGGTGACGGGGTGTCCGCGGGGTCCTGTGCCGTGGAGCAGGGCGGCACCACGGTGACCGTCACCGTGAACGTCACCTGGAAGGCGTTCTTCCTCGGCGCGCTGGGCTTCCAGGGGGCCGACATGCGGGGAGAGGCGACGGCCGGTCCTGAAGCCAGATGA
- a CDS encoding TadE family protein produces MIELALLMPVVLAIVLLIVQIALWFHGRQVAEAAAREGARVARSAPFDSGSWEAEASAKATDIVRAIGPRLLGNATATTSAKDPDQRFVTVRGSAVQVVPLLPELAFTITATSGGPVECFRPDNGGDDCE; encoded by the coding sequence GTGATCGAACTGGCGCTGCTCATGCCGGTCGTCCTCGCGATCGTGCTCCTCATCGTCCAGATCGCGCTCTGGTTCCACGGTCGTCAGGTCGCCGAGGCGGCGGCGCGCGAGGGTGCAAGGGTGGCCCGTTCGGCACCGTTCGACTCGGGTTCCTGGGAAGCGGAGGCGAGTGCGAAGGCCACGGACATCGTTCGGGCCATCGGCCCGCGGCTCCTCGGCAATGCCACGGCGACCACGTCGGCCAAGGATCCGGACCAGCGGTTCGTCACGGTGAGAGGGAGCGCGGTGCAGGTCGTTCCGTTGCTGCCCGAGCTCGCGTTCACGATCACGGCGACATCCGGCGGTCCGGTGGAGTGCTTCCGGCCGGACAACGGGGGCGACGACTGTGAGTGA
- a CDS encoding AlkA N-terminal domain-containing protein gives MSPLELDFDSCYRAVAARDARFDGRFYTAVTTTRIYCRPICPARTPASRNVRFYRHAASAEAAGFRPCKRCRPELSPGDPGWDVRGDLIGRALRLIDDGAADDHGVSGLASRLHITERHLHRLFVAELGVGPLAVARTKRLLLAKQLLTETALPVTDVAFASGFGSVRQFNATMRETYGFTPSELRATAGGPATRRPASPRSALLETTPRAAPPGTPAAGRTTQTSTPTDSRTTQTSTPTDSRTTQTARPLDGGDPARTATLDGDLVTRAGAAAHGRTTPSPQNGHPEGASPTALPVSSLRLRLHRRDPYDAEAVLAFLASRAIPGLEAADRFSYSRAVPGGTVTLTPQGGHIALDVAVDDTRQLARVVARCRRLLDLDADPIAIAEALGQTSLAPLVEARPGLRVPGTFDGFELAVRAVVGQQISVAGARTLLGRIVARAGRLLVPPPSMAPGPALTHLFPGPAELLQADLEGLGLTNRRVATLKELAARTTAGQLDLDGGQDPAEAVAELVDVPGIGPWTASYIALRALRDPDAWPTGDLVLTKRMAALGIPDDHIERWRPWRAYAALHLWSSS, from the coding sequence ATGTCACCACTCGAGCTCGACTTCGACTCCTGTTACCGGGCGGTCGCCGCCCGGGACGCCCGGTTCGACGGGCGGTTCTACACAGCGGTGACGACGACGCGCATCTACTGCCGGCCGATCTGCCCGGCCCGCACCCCCGCCTCTCGCAACGTGCGCTTCTACCGCCACGCCGCCTCGGCGGAAGCGGCGGGGTTCCGGCCGTGCAAGCGGTGCCGGCCCGAGCTGTCTCCCGGCGACCCGGGCTGGGACGTGCGCGGTGACCTCATCGGCCGGGCGCTGCGACTCATCGACGACGGCGCGGCCGACGACCACGGGGTGTCCGGGCTGGCGAGCCGGCTGCACATCACCGAACGCCACTTGCACCGGCTGTTCGTGGCCGAACTGGGCGTCGGCCCGCTGGCTGTGGCCAGGACGAAGCGGCTGCTGCTGGCCAAGCAGTTGCTGACGGAGACGGCGCTGCCGGTCACGGACGTGGCGTTCGCGTCGGGGTTCGGGAGCGTGCGGCAGTTCAACGCGACGATGCGGGAGACGTACGGGTTCACGCCGAGCGAACTGCGGGCCACCGCGGGCGGCCCCGCCACCAGACGCCCCGCTTCCCCCCGATCCGCCCTCCTGGAGACCACCCCGCGAGCCGCCCCGCCCGGCACCCCTGCCGCCGGCCGCACCACACAGACCTCCACCCCGACCGACAGCCGCACCACACAGACCTCCACCCCGACCGACAGCCGCACCACACAGACCGCCAGGCCGCTCGACGGCGGCGACCCCGCGCGGACCGCCACTCTCGACGGCGATCTCGTCACGCGAGCCGGCGCCGCGGCCCACGGCCGCACCACACCGTCCCCACAGAACGGGCATCCGGAAGGCGCCAGCCCTACCGCGCTGCCGGTCTCCTCGCTCCGACTCCGCCTGCACCGGCGCGACCCGTACGACGCCGAGGCCGTCCTCGCCTTCCTCGCCTCCCGCGCGATCCCGGGCCTGGAGGCCGCCGACCGCTTCTCCTACAGCAGGGCGGTCCCCGGCGGCACCGTCACGCTCACCCCCCAGGGCGGCCACATCGCCCTGGACGTGGCCGTGGACGACACCCGGCAGCTGGCCCGCGTCGTCGCCCGGTGCCGCCGCCTGCTCGACCTCGACGCCGACCCCATCGCGATCGCCGAGGCACTGGGGCAGACGTCACTGGCCCCGCTGGTGGAGGCACGTCCTGGGTTGCGGGTGCCGGGGACGTTCGACGGTTTCGAGCTGGCCGTACGAGCCGTGGTGGGCCAGCAGATCTCGGTCGCCGGGGCACGTACCCTGCTGGGCCGGATCGTGGCCCGAGCCGGCCGCCTCCTGGTCCCGCCCCCTTCCATGGCACCCGGGCCGGCGCTCACCCACCTGTTCCCGGGCCCGGCCGAGCTGCTGCAGGCCGACCTGGAGGGGCTGGGCCTGACGAACCGGCGGGTCGCCACCCTCAAGGAGCTGGCAGCCCGTACCACCGCAGGACAGCTCGACCTCGACGGCGGCCAGGACCCCGCCGAGGCCGTCGCCGAGCTGGTGGACGTTCCGGGCATCGGACCGTGGACCGCCAGCTACATCGCGCTGCGGGCGCTGCGCGACCCCGACGCCTGGCCCACCGGCGACCTGGTGCTCACCAAGCGCATGGCCGCCCTCGGCATTCCCGACGACCACATCGAACGGTGGCGGCCCTGGCGGGCCTACGCCGCCCTGCACCTCTGGAGCTCATCATGA
- a CDS encoding BTAD domain-containing putative transcriptional regulator — translation MRIPARRTVGDVFAGLGALVVLVALVGGVPYALLSFVGPPIAAELLDVDLLFNQVGPSTIVAVLVLLVWLAWLQLFACVVVEVYAGVRRVGMPARVPLSSGTQALANRLVSAVLLLFTAGAVAVPIARLGTPAPAAPPMTAVAYSAPVVEQVLETQRTKKVYVVQPPHGRHHESLWEIAEKCLGDGRRYPEIFRLNQHKEQPDGARLRMADLIRPGWVLDMPDDARNVHAVPVTQARAQTLREHPGKAATTGRVADKAEQTVKEELGKRQRGQEGESRRGAGDTKAEPGTGRATDESRAADQGGLDLVDYLAGASLAAAGLLAALGRRRREQLWRRAFGRRVVRPRDDAASAEVALRLGADAPGTRILDVGLRLLGTELAAQGRTPPIVYAAHLSARNLDLWIHPPDGDAPAPWTVQDGGQVWRLHAHEGRLLTESPQGGAPYPGLVSLGTDAGGRVLVDLEAAQGLINIRGRQTTAALAALAVELATNRWSDRMRITLVGFGEELTAIAPDRVRAVGGLAEVLPELEATAAPRQQVLTGRVTGSPRVAHYLLSSVTPTHDEARRLALLARRDTAGYVVAGDVPHATWTLEITDDGKAKIAELGFEVTAQLLPRRHYQALVDLFRTAGRHDGEPMSQVRPLEDLHPPEVEIRLLGPVEISGLDPLEEGRMGLAAEMLVYLATHPGGVHPAVLGGVLWPRGVQAMVRDATIARVADWVGPEHLLVDDAGRLSLGPRVRTDWTLFRELVRRAERDPTARILLLEKALGLVRGPLLSGRPHGRYAWLAADDLEYDVSAGVADAARRLCEMRLEQGAPEAAVSAVRAALLLAADDEALWRDLLRATHATGDPARLHAVVDALTGPPRFGAYGGGLAPETEALIDELLPTWRIHVVRESTA, via the coding sequence GTGCGGATTCCGGCGAGGCGGACCGTCGGGGACGTTTTCGCGGGGCTCGGCGCCCTTGTCGTGCTGGTCGCGCTCGTCGGGGGCGTGCCGTACGCCCTGTTGAGTTTCGTCGGCCCGCCGATCGCGGCGGAACTGCTCGATGTGGATCTGCTGTTCAACCAGGTCGGGCCGTCCACGATCGTCGCCGTGCTGGTGCTGCTCGTGTGGCTGGCCTGGCTGCAACTGTTCGCCTGCGTGGTGGTCGAGGTGTACGCCGGGGTGCGGCGGGTCGGGATGCCGGCGAGGGTGCCGCTCTCCAGTGGGACGCAGGCCCTGGCCAACCGCCTGGTGTCGGCCGTGCTCCTGCTGTTCACGGCCGGAGCGGTGGCGGTTCCCATCGCCAGGCTGGGCACTCCGGCGCCCGCCGCCCCGCCCATGACCGCCGTCGCGTACAGTGCGCCGGTCGTCGAGCAGGTGCTGGAGACGCAGCGGACGAAGAAGGTGTACGTGGTGCAGCCGCCCCACGGCCGCCACCACGAGAGCCTGTGGGAGATCGCCGAGAAATGCCTGGGCGACGGACGGCGATACCCGGAGATCTTCCGGCTTAACCAGCACAAAGAGCAACCCGACGGCGCCCGGCTGCGCATGGCCGATCTGATCAGGCCTGGCTGGGTCCTCGACATGCCTGACGACGCGCGCAACGTCCACGCCGTACCCGTTACGCAGGCCCGCGCTCAGACGTTGCGCGAGCACCCCGGCAAGGCGGCCACCACGGGACGGGTCGCCGACAAGGCGGAGCAGACTGTCAAGGAGGAACTCGGCAAGCGGCAGCGCGGGCAGGAGGGTGAGAGCAGGCGAGGCGCAGGAGACACGAAGGCCGAGCCTGGAACGGGCCGGGCAACCGATGAAAGCCGGGCGGCGGATCAGGGCGGCTTGGACCTGGTCGACTACCTGGCGGGGGCGTCGCTCGCCGCGGCGGGTCTGCTGGCCGCTCTCGGCAGGCGGCGGCGTGAGCAGTTGTGGCGGCGGGCGTTCGGTCGGCGGGTGGTGCGCCCGCGTGACGACGCCGCCTCGGCCGAGGTCGCGCTCAGGCTGGGCGCGGACGCCCCCGGCACGCGGATCCTCGACGTCGGCCTGCGGTTGCTGGGCACCGAACTGGCCGCGCAGGGCCGGACGCCGCCGATCGTGTACGCGGCACATCTGTCGGCCCGCAACCTCGACCTGTGGATCCACCCGCCCGACGGCGACGCCCCCGCCCCCTGGACGGTCCAGGACGGCGGACAGGTGTGGCGGCTGCACGCGCACGAGGGCCGCCTGCTGACGGAGAGTCCGCAGGGCGGAGCGCCGTACCCGGGACTGGTGTCGCTCGGCACCGACGCGGGCGGACGGGTGCTCGTCGACCTGGAGGCGGCGCAGGGCCTGATCAACATCCGGGGGCGGCAGACCACCGCGGCTCTTGCCGCGCTGGCCGTCGAGCTGGCCACCAACCGCTGGTCGGACCGCATGCGGATCACGCTCGTCGGCTTCGGCGAGGAGCTGACCGCGATCGCCCCCGACCGGGTCCGGGCCGTGGGCGGCCTGGCCGAGGTGCTGCCCGAGTTGGAGGCGACCGCCGCGCCGCGCCAGCAGGTGCTCACCGGCCGCGTCACCGGGAGTCCGCGCGTCGCCCACTATCTGCTGTCTTCCGTGACGCCCACCCATGACGAGGCGCGCCGGCTGGCTCTGCTTGCCCGCCGGGACACGGCGGGGTACGTCGTGGCCGGTGACGTGCCGCACGCCACCTGGACCCTGGAGATCACCGACGACGGCAAGGCGAAGATCGCCGAGCTCGGGTTCGAGGTGACCGCCCAGTTGCTGCCGCGCCGCCACTACCAGGCGCTGGTCGACCTGTTCCGTACGGCCGGACGGCACGACGGCGAGCCGATGTCGCAGGTGCGGCCGCTGGAGGACCTGCATCCGCCCGAGGTGGAGATCCGGCTGCTCGGCCCCGTCGAGATCTCCGGGCTCGACCCGCTCGAGGAGGGCCGGATGGGTCTGGCGGCCGAGATGCTGGTCTACCTGGCCACCCACCCCGGCGGCGTGCATCCGGCCGTGCTGGGCGGCGTGCTGTGGCCGCGTGGCGTTCAGGCCATGGTCAGAGACGCCACGATCGCCCGGGTGGCCGACTGGGTCGGCCCCGAACACCTCCTCGTCGACGACGCCGGCCGGTTGAGCCTGGGTCCGCGGGTGCGTACCGACTGGACGCTGTTCCGGGAGCTGGTACGCCGTGCCGAGCGTGATCCGACCGCGCGGATCCTGCTGCTGGAGAAGGCGCTCGGTCTGGTGCGGGGTCCGCTGCTGAGTGGGCGCCCGCATGGCCGGTACGCGTGGCTGGCTGCGGACGATCTTGAGTATGACGTGTCGGCGGGAGTGGCCGACGCCGCCCGCCGGCTGTGTGAGATGCGGCTGGAACAGGGGGCGCCAGAAGCGGCGGTCTCGGCTGTACGCGCTGCGCTCCTGCTGGCGGCCGACGACGAGGCGTTGTGGCGCGATCTGCTGCGGGCGACGCATGCCACCGGCGATCCGGCACGGCTGCACGCCGTGGTGGACGCGTTGACGGGGCCGCCGCGCTTCGGCGCATACGGCGGCGGCCTGGCTCCGGAGACCGAGGCGCTCATCGACGAGCTGCTACCGACCTGGCGCATCCACGTGGTGAGGGAGTCGACGGCATGA
- a CDS encoding Flp family type IVb pilin, protein MNHPWIVYLRAYLGVRVHRARTAPSRGASAVEWVIITAIIAGVALGLATLIKTLVEQKQSDIQNSFGGGSGDT, encoded by the coding sequence ATGAATCATCCCTGGATCGTCTACCTGCGCGCCTACCTCGGCGTACGCGTCCACCGCGCCCGTACCGCGCCTTCCAGAGGCGCCTCCGCCGTCGAGTGGGTGATCATCACCGCGATCATCGCCGGCGTCGCGCTCGGCCTCGCCACGCTCATCAAGACGCTGGTGGAGCAGAAGCAGAGCGACATCCAGAACAGCTTCGGCGGCGGCAGCGGCGACACGTGA
- a CDS encoding MFS transporter — MTSSAPPLFRQRSFRNLYVAGAVSQFGSQIGYVAMPLLAVTVLAAGPGEVALLSALGTLTVLVLGLPAGVWVDRLRRRPLMIAADVLRALVLLSVPVAWWWGWLGMGQLYAVAVLVGSGTLVFDLAAVSLLPGLVGRERLTSANSLLVSTWAGMDVAGRSVAGVLVQVAGAPLALLLDALSYLWSATWLRRVPDPSPPAAPSLASPADLPATRPLTPRATLPAALPLTPRATSPVTTPAGPSRTPPAGPPVTPSLTPPAGPPVTPSLTPPAGPPVTPSLTPPAGPPVTPGAASPIGDADAPVGPLRSGDARDGGEPDEATRGGTGRQIAEGVRFLLGNQVLVGMTVMGAMANLAFPLCSVLLPVLIVDELDLPEWVLGGYLAVGGLGTLAGAATAHLIGRRLGTGRATLLVSLVTAPPSLVIPFLDRGWWLWAAAAAWFVLTFRTGVNNVLLVSVRQRITPDRMLGRTNATMRLLLTGAVGLGGLLAGLLGEVWGVRASLWAGAVIMASSWLPVLLSPLRREP; from the coding sequence ATGACCTCTTCTGCACCGCCCCTGTTTCGGCAGCGAAGCTTCCGCAACCTGTACGTCGCCGGGGCCGTCAGCCAGTTCGGCAGCCAGATCGGCTACGTCGCGATGCCCCTCCTCGCGGTCACGGTCCTGGCGGCGGGGCCGGGCGAGGTCGCCCTGCTCAGCGCGCTCGGCACGCTGACGGTCCTGGTGCTCGGGCTGCCCGCCGGGGTCTGGGTCGATCGGCTCCGGCGACGCCCCCTCATGATCGCCGCCGACGTGCTACGGGCGCTGGTGCTGCTGTCCGTGCCCGTGGCCTGGTGGTGGGGGTGGCTCGGCATGGGCCAGCTGTACGCGGTGGCCGTGCTGGTCGGGTCCGGGACGCTGGTGTTCGACCTGGCGGCGGTGAGCCTCCTGCCCGGGCTGGTCGGCCGCGAACGGCTGACCTCGGCGAACTCCCTCCTGGTGAGCACCTGGGCGGGGATGGACGTGGCGGGCCGGAGCGTGGCGGGGGTGCTCGTGCAGGTGGCGGGGGCGCCGCTGGCCCTGCTGCTGGACGCGCTCAGCTATCTGTGGTCGGCCACCTGGCTCCGCCGCGTCCCCGACCCTTCCCCACCCGCCGCCCCCTCCCTCGCCTCGCCCGCCGACCTTCCTGCGACCCGCCCCCTCACTCCGCGCGCCACCCTTCCTGCCGCCCTGCCCCTCACTCCGCGCGCCACTTCGCCCGTCACCACCCCGGCCGGCCCATCCCGCACCCCGCCCGCCGGCCCACCCGTCACCCCCTCGCTCACCCCGCCCGCCGGCCCACCCGTCACCCCCTCGCTCACCCCGCCCGCCGGCCCACCCGTCACCCCCTCGCTCACCCCACCTGCCGGCCCACCCGTCACCCCCGGCGCCGCCTCTCCCATCGGCGACGCGGACGCGCCCGTCGGTCCCCTCCGAAGCGGCGACGCCCGGGACGGAGGCGAGCCCGACGAGGCCACCCGAGGCGGGACCGGGCGGCAGATCGCCGAGGGCGTGCGCTTCCTGCTCGGCAATCAGGTCCTCGTCGGGATGACCGTCATGGGCGCGATGGCGAACCTCGCCTTCCCCCTGTGTTCGGTGCTGCTGCCCGTGCTGATCGTCGACGAACTCGACCTGCCGGAGTGGGTGCTGGGGGGCTACCTCGCGGTCGGCGGGCTCGGCACCCTGGCCGGGGCGGCCACCGCCCACCTGATCGGACGCCGGCTCGGAACCGGACGGGCGACGCTCCTGGTGAGCCTGGTCACCGCCCCGCCCTCCCTGGTGATCCCGTTCCTGGACCGCGGCTGGTGGCTGTGGGCAGCGGCGGCGGCGTGGTTCGTGCTGACGTTCCGAACCGGCGTCAACAACGTGCTGCTGGTCAGCGTGCGGCAACGGATCACACCGGACCGGATGCTGGGCCGGACGAACGCCACCATGCGCCTCCTCCTCACCGGCGCCGTCGGCCTCGGCGGGCTGCTCGCCGGGCTGCTGGGCGAGGTGTGGGGCGTGCGGGCGTCCCTGTGGGCAGGCGCGGTGATCATGGCGTCGAGCTGGCTGCCGGTGCTGCTCTCACCACTGCGCCGGGAGCCCTGA
- a CDS encoding type II secretion system protein yields the protein MVEGVLAGGVLGFGLFLLLRALFPARPGLVARLLAIEAVREDAGAPRLQLVLPDEEVSAFRRGLGVRLAQLYAARGWEVRSTKADLALVGRSFEGFLATKVLLAAAGLLAFPVLLGWLFLMGWGTSLAIPFWAAVAVAVVFFFLPDLQVRRDAAAKRRDFRHVVGAFLDLVSMNLAGGRGVPEALLMAVSVSGDQPNWAMSRIREALSGARIVGITPWQALGQLGEEINVDELRDLSAALGLVADDGAKVRASLTARAATLRRRELAEIEGRAGERSQSMLVAQLLLCAGFVIFLSFPAAMKMLGS from the coding sequence ATGGTTGAGGGCGTGCTCGCCGGCGGCGTGCTCGGGTTCGGGCTGTTCCTGCTGCTGCGTGCGCTGTTCCCGGCACGGCCCGGGCTGGTGGCGCGGCTGCTCGCGATCGAGGCCGTGCGCGAGGACGCGGGCGCGCCGCGGCTGCAGCTCGTGCTCCCCGACGAGGAGGTCAGCGCCTTCCGCCGTGGGCTCGGTGTACGACTCGCGCAGCTGTACGCGGCGCGCGGTTGGGAAGTGAGGTCCACCAAGGCCGATCTCGCCCTGGTCGGCCGGTCGTTCGAGGGCTTCCTGGCCACCAAGGTTCTGCTGGCGGCCGCCGGGTTGCTCGCCTTCCCGGTGCTGCTCGGCTGGCTCTTCCTGATGGGGTGGGGCACGTCCCTCGCCATCCCGTTCTGGGCCGCCGTGGCCGTCGCTGTGGTGTTCTTCTTCCTGCCCGACCTGCAGGTCAGACGAGATGCCGCCGCCAAGCGGCGTGACTTCAGACACGTGGTGGGGGCGTTCCTCGACCTCGTCTCGATGAACCTCGCGGGTGGTCGCGGCGTGCCCGAGGCACTCCTGATGGCGGTCTCGGTCAGCGGCGACCAGCCCAACTGGGCGATGTCCCGCATCCGTGAGGCGCTGAGCGGTGCGCGGATCGTCGGCATCACCCCGTGGCAGGCGCTCGGTCAGCTCGGCGAAGAGATCAACGTCGACGAGTTGCGGGACCTGTCCGCCGCCCTCGGACTGGTCGCCGACGACGGCGCCAAGGTGCGCGCCTCGCTCACGGCGAGGGCGGCCACGCTGCGCCGACGTGAGCTGGCCGAGATCGAGGGCCGGGCGGGCGAGCGCTCCCAGTCGATGCTCGTCGCCCAGTTACTGCTCTGTGCGGGGTTCGTGATCTTTCTCAGTTTTCCGGCCGCTATGAAGATGTTGGGGTCCTGA
- a CDS encoding TadE/TadG family type IV pilus assembly protein — translation MAVETVMLAPVFLLFLMFLAGAGRLVEAQGEVNGAARDAARAASVQRTLDAAGTAAEAVTTDVLQGTCTQPTVDLAESRFEEGGQVHAEVTCELDLGFLGFNTTKQMTGTAVVPLEQFRRVE, via the coding sequence ATGGCCGTGGAGACGGTCATGCTCGCGCCCGTCTTCCTGCTGTTCCTCATGTTCCTGGCGGGAGCGGGGCGCTTGGTCGAGGCGCAGGGCGAGGTCAACGGGGCCGCGAGGGACGCGGCCCGGGCGGCCTCGGTGCAGCGGACGCTCGACGCGGCCGGTACCGCCGCGGAGGCGGTCACCACCGACGTGCTGCAGGGCACCTGCACGCAGCCCACGGTCGACCTGGCGGAGTCTCGGTTCGAGGAGGGCGGTCAGGTGCACGCCGAGGTCACCTGCGAGCTCGATCTCGGGTTCCTGGGCTTCAACACGACCAAGCAGATGACGGGCACGGCTGTAGTACCGCTGGAGCAGTTCCGGAGGGTCGAGTGA
- a CDS encoding MFS transporter, with translation MPLALFALAISAFGIGTTEFIINGLLPDLAADFDVTIPVAGLLVSGYALGVAVGGPPLTMLGSRLSRKNMLLALMVLFIAGNLLSALAPSYGVLMVGRFLAAFAHGAYFGVGSVVAADLVAPQKRASAIALMFTGLTLANVLGVPVGTWIGQAFGWRATFWVVVVIGVAGLIGVLALVPRQPRPTGGVLRELATFRKGSVWLALLMTVFGFAPVFAVITFIAPMMTEVGGFSSATVPVVMALFGVGLVVGNLVGGRFADRAVMPAIYGSVGLLTVLAVVLAVVAGNQVAFVVVITLFGVAGFATVPPLQTRVLDAASGAPMLASAANIGAFNVGNAIGSFAAGLTIDAGLGYVAPAWTAALLGVVGIAMAGLAALQARRTLVPAG, from the coding sequence ATGCCTCTCGCCCTGTTCGCTCTCGCGATCAGCGCCTTCGGCATCGGGACCACCGAGTTCATCATCAACGGGCTGCTGCCCGACCTGGCCGCTGACTTCGACGTGACGATCCCCGTCGCGGGGCTGCTCGTGTCCGGGTACGCCCTCGGGGTCGCCGTCGGCGGACCGCCGCTGACCATGCTCGGCAGCCGCCTGTCCCGCAAGAACATGCTGCTGGCCCTGATGGTCCTGTTCATCGCCGGCAACCTGCTGTCCGCGCTCGCGCCCTCGTACGGCGTGCTCATGGTCGGCCGGTTCCTGGCCGCGTTCGCGCACGGCGCGTACTTCGGCGTCGGGTCCGTGGTCGCCGCCGACCTGGTGGCGCCGCAGAAGCGGGCCAGCGCCATCGCGCTCATGTTCACCGGCCTCACCCTGGCCAACGTGCTCGGCGTGCCTGTCGGCACGTGGATCGGGCAGGCGTTCGGCTGGCGGGCCACGTTCTGGGTCGTGGTCGTGATCGGGGTGGCCGGTCTGATCGGGGTGCTGGCCCTGGTGCCGAGGCAACCGCGGCCGACAGGCGGTGTGCTGCGCGAGCTGGCCACCTTCCGCAAGGGGAGCGTGTGGCTGGCGCTGCTGATGACGGTGTTCGGGTTCGCGCCGGTGTTCGCGGTGATCACGTTCATCGCGCCGATGATGACCGAGGTGGGCGGGTTCTCGTCCGCCACGGTGCCGGTGGTGATGGCGCTGTTCGGCGTCGGGCTCGTGGTGGGCAACCTGGTGGGCGGCAGGTTCGCCGACCGGGCCGTGATGCCCGCCATCTACGGCTCCGTCGGGCTGCTCACTGTGCTGGCCGTGGTTCTCGCGGTGGTGGCGGGCAACCAGGTCGCGTTCGTCGTGGTCATCACGCTGTTCGGGGTGGCCGGGTTCGCCACGGTGCCGCCGCTGCAGACGCGCGTGCTGGACGCGGCGTCGGGTGCGCCCATGCTGGCCTCGGCCGCCAACATCGGGGCGTTCAACGTGGGCAACGCCATCGGGTCCTTCGCCGCCGGGCTGACCATCGACGCCGGGCTCGGGTACGTCGCTCCCGCCTGGACGGCAGCGCTGCTGGGCGTCGTGGGGATCGCGATGGCCGGGCTGGCCGCGCTGCAGGCGCGCCGCACCCTGGTGCCCGCCGGGTGA
- a CDS encoding MarR family winged helix-turn-helix transcriptional regulator, whose product MPLPDDAVEARAQGWRTLAALHARIEDRLEKALQKEHGLSVSEYTVLDVLGRQDGWHMRMQQLSRAVVLSQSATTRLVTRLENRDLLRRYLCEDDRRGIYSEVTPEGRALLAQAGPTHDAVLKEVLAEAAELPELAPLAAVIAP is encoded by the coding sequence ATGCCGCTACCCGATGACGCCGTCGAGGCGCGCGCCCAGGGCTGGCGCACCCTCGCCGCGCTGCACGCCAGGATCGAGGACAGGCTGGAGAAGGCCCTGCAGAAGGAGCACGGGCTGAGTGTGAGCGAATACACCGTGCTCGACGTGCTCGGCCGGCAGGACGGCTGGCACATGCGCATGCAGCAGCTCTCACGCGCCGTCGTGCTCAGCCAGAGCGCCACGACCAGGCTCGTCACCCGGCTGGAGAACCGCGACCTGCTCCGGCGCTACCTGTGCGAGGACGACCGGCGCGGCATCTACTCCGAGGTCACGCCGGAGGGCCGCGCCCTCCTGGCCCAGGCAGGCCCCACCCACGACGCGGTGCTCAAGGAGGTGCTGGCGGAGGCGGCCGAGCTGCCGGAACTCGCCCCCCTGGCCGCCGTCATCGCTCCCTAG